Proteins encoded together in one Rana temporaria chromosome 6, aRanTem1.1, whole genome shotgun sequence window:
- the TNRC6A gene encoding trinucleotide repeat-containing gene 6A protein, which produces MPPIRDLVSHSPNQLDLNHGSLGSHYESSHWGSVSSNGESGTNWEKVIVDGTDKEAWPSITGKSSESASKCMDIDSKPNSGLEKGQVVPFGDNVGEMDTIRNGIGHSSQSKLLVNSNNAGSGSINGPWGVTHGSMISTCQDGPDSNSDSRHNRINAWGNVVASNGVLNPSTLNMNGNHGAWPVLDSNGHALKGSNNSGTNVPSSTIGQVSNNRSINPKMGNSAPGSWGSIQENGDSEHSGTRKASYSGQPQNLNTEMTGPNNTTNFMTSSLPNSAGLMQTNELPNSTGHGAWSASNMNQSPLHTPSVTNGTSNPHLSNGEETNGGSYGTTWGTSGSNYSGDKSSVPKGQANGDTVNATIMQPGMNGPNGPNYKINGNKGGLWESGTVNSQNMHWGSGNGGTGGNHRGWGNPAQNTGTNSSNVDWNKPNNQHSNDGENAENGRKASNTWKSAEKENTGQNSTGLRVNETSNVWAKSTGTGESEGSIDSTGSQSEQDNGQRPADRRKMDQHTLLQSIANKGDLDPRVLCNSGWGQTPIKQNTAWEKSEAAAQRGDRKTDNGTNSWGPSVSKTSNSGGWVEKPNPNSNDTSSASGWGDPKPATGWGDAKGSVSQGEWGDQFAATTGTVKSNQSWGNGKEDRSTWNDAQKVKQGWEGHRSDGWGDNSKSNHWVGAKSGPDNDGDKSGTGWGDKRSNSWGRDNANNSSGWNEPSKANSKQGWAEPAKPTQGGGDSSKCGPAEMESEHLQSNNSSEWGKKPETGSWVAPPATNKPSGWSGGSMSTPTREEEPTGWEEPSPESIRRKMEIDDGTAAWGDPNQYKYKNVNMWDKNTSNATTSGAEQQTQVHHVPPTPSAVPNNKESSSNGSGWGESWPETPAPAVDNGTSAWGKPMETGGGWRDQNSEASSGWNQTPIGQQAPGKPGPKSMQDGGWCGEEMTGPGGRNSGWDDDDVEIGMWNSNSSQDNNQSLNWPPYMKKMPSKGMMKNGNKQEENWMNPFVKQFNNLGYSRESPDDPSQSNKMDLSGGMMSDKRMDMEKSGLGADYSRVVGKGPGPRHFSKESSMDHNPYFDKDGIVAEDTQNLQFLANQNMKLPPLNSALPTQSLGSFTGLAMPNVSSVRQNGNPNMYGVNNAAQARGNQPQSQALNSSQPNLRAQVPPNIMPPQVPPLLKYPPNNGGMNHPLFGPQQVAMLNQLSQLSQLSQLTQISQLQRLLAQQQKVQNQRGGMPTGGRQQQQQQQQEQQARSLGMQQSRQLDPNLLMKQAMPPSQQPMHHQPPMKSYLENVMPHSAPEHPKVPSPINTFNGFPLGLNSNVNMELGGMKEPQSRLRKWTTVDSMSPNTSLDQNSSKHGAISSGFRLEDSPFGSYEYMNSSNSPSSPPGSIGDGWPSAKSPNGSSSVSWPPEFRPGEPWKGYPNIDPETDPYVTPGSVINNMSINTVRGVDHLRDRNSGSSSSINTTLPSNSAWSSIRASNAYNVSHSSTAQSTSVRNSDPKPSWSPGSVNNTSLAHELWKVPLPSKNISAPSRPPPGLTGQKPPMSAWDNNSLRLGGGWGASDSRYTPGSTWSDSSSGRITNWLVLKNLTPQIDGSTLRTLCMQHGPLITFHLNLPHGTALVRYSSKEEVVKAQKSLHMCVLGNTTILAEFASEEEISRFFAQGQSMTPSPGWQSMGSGHNRLGSMDSPHSISNRGDFNHWNSPGASGSSSGDIHGTSLWGTPNYSTSLWGTSGNEGRNLGSPSSVSGFLPIDHLNGEPM; this is translated from the exons ATCTCAATCATGGCAGTCTAGGCTCTCACTATgaaagttcacactggggatcaGTCTCTTCCAATGGTGAATCAGGCACAAACTGGGAAAAAGTCATTGTAGACGGCACAGACAAAGAGGCGTGGCCATCAATCACCGGAAAAAGCTCAGAATCGGCATCAAAATGTATGGATATTGACTCTAAACCAAACTCTGGGCTGGAAAAGGGCCAAGTTGTGCCATTTGGAGACAACGTAGGAGAAATGGATACCATAAGGAATGGCATTGGGCACAGTTCCCAAAGCAAACTTTTGGTCAACAGCAATAATGCAGGCAGTGGAAGTATTAATGGCCCATGGGGTGTCACTCATGGATCCATGATAAGCACATGTCAGGATGGCCCCGATAGCAATTCAGACAGTAGGCACAACCGGATTAATGCTTGGGGCAACGTCGTTGCGTCAAATGGAGTACTAAATCCAAGCACTTTGAACATGAACGGCAACCACGGTGCCTGGCCTGTTTTGGACAGCAATGGACATGCCCTTAAAGGGTCTAATAATTCTGGCACAAATGTTCCAAGTAGTACTATAGGTCAGGTGTCTAACAATCGGAGTATTAATCCTAAAATGGGCAATTCTGCCCCGGGCTCCTGGGGAAGCATACAGGAGAATGGAGATTCTGAACACAGTGGTACAAGGAAGGCTTCTTATAGTGGACAACCTCAAAACCTTAACACTGAAATGACTGGACCAAATAACACTACTAACTTTATGACCTCTAGTTTACCAAACTCTGCTGGTTTAATGCAGACAAATGAACTGCCTAACTCTACAGGGCATGGGGCCTGGAGTGCGAGTAACATGAATCAGTCTCCACTTCACACCCCCTCAGTTACAAATGGCACTTCCAATCCTCACCTTAGCAATGGTGAGGAAACAAATGGCGGATCATACGGTACTACGTGGGGTACCTCCGGCTCAAATTACTCCGGAGATAAAAGTTCGGTCCCTAAAGGGCAAGCTAATGGCGACACTGTGAATGCGACTATAATGCAGCCGGGTATGAACGGGCCCAATGGCCCAAACTATAAAATCAACGGGAATAAAGGAGGATTATGGGAGTCGGGGACTGTAAACTCCCAAAATATGCATTGGGGAAGCGGAAATGGAGGGACAGGTGGAAATCACAGAGGATGGGGAAACCCAGCACAAAACACTGGCACTAATAGTTCAAATGTAGATTGGAACAAACCTAATAATCAGCATTCCAATGACGGAGAGAATGCAGAAAATGGCAGAAAGGCATCAAACACCTGGAAATCTGCCGAGAAAGAAAACACGGGGCAAAATTCAACAGGGTTAAGGGTCAACGAGACAAGTAATGTATGGGCCAAAAGTACAGGTACGGGGGAAAGCGAAGGTAGCATAGACAGCACTGGAAGCCAGAGTGAGCAAGACAATGGGCAGCGGCCTGCAGACAGGAGGAAGATGGACCAACACACGTTACTCCAAAGTATTGCAAATAAAGGTGATCTTGATCCTCGGGTCTTGTGCAACTCTGGCTGGGGACAGACTCCAATTAAACAGAACACTGCCTGGGAAAAAAGCGAAGCTGCTGCGCAACGGGGCGACAGAAAGACTGACAATGGAACAAATTCTTGGGGGCCTTCTGTGTCAAAGACTTCTAACTCAGGGGGATGGGTGGAGAAACCCAACCCTAATAGCAATGATACCTCATCAGCATCTGGGTGGGGAGATCCAAAGCCTGCTACAGGGTGGGGTGATGCCAAAGGCTCCGTAAGCCAAGGGGAATGGGGGGATCAATTTGCTGCTACTACTGGAACAGTCAAGAGCAATCAATCATGGGGTAATGGTAAAGAGGACAGGTCTACTTGGAACGATGCACAAAAGGTCAAACAAGGGTGGGAGGGACACCGTAGCGATGGTTGGGGAGACAATTCCAAAAGTAATCATTGGGTTGGAGCCAAGTCAGGTCCTGACAATGATGGTGACAAATCTGGGACTGGATGGGGAGATAAAAGATCCAACTCCTGGGGTAGAGATAATGCAAACAACTCATCAGGCTGGAATGAGCCATCTAAAGCCAATTCTAAACAAGGATGGGCAGAGCCAGCCAAGCCCACCCAGGGAGGAGGAGACTCTTCCAAATGTGGTCCAGCTGAAATGGAGAGCGAACACCTTCAATCAAATAATTCATCAGAATGGGGCAAAAAGCCAGAGACTGGGTCGTGGGTAGCACCGCCTGCTACCAATAAACCATCTGGATGGTCAGGTGGATCAATGTCAACTCCAACAAGGGAAGAAGAGCCAACAGGTTGGGAGGAGCCCTCTCCAGAGTCTATCCGACGCAAAATGGAAATAGATGATGGAACTGCAGCCTGGGGTGATCCCAACCAATACAAATACAAGAATGTGAACATGTGGGATAAAAACACCTCTAATGCCACCACAAGTGGGGCTGAACAGCAAACCCAAGTGCATCATGTGCCCCCAACACCAAGTGCCGTGCCAAACAACAAAGAGAGCAGCAGTAACGGCTCTG GATGGGGTGAGTCTTGGCCAGAGACTCCAGCGCCAGCAGTAGATAATGGTACATCTGCATGGGGTAAACCTATGGAAACTGGTGGTGGCTGGAGGGACCAAAATTCAGAGGCGTCATCCGGTTGGAACCAAACTCCTATTGGCCAGCAGGCTCCAGGCAAACCCG GTCCCAAATCTATGCAAGATGGTGGCTGGTGTGGAGAGGAAATGACCGGGCCTGGAGGCCGCAACTCTGGttgggatgatgatgatgtagaGATAGGAATGTGGAACAGCAATTCATcacaggacaacaatcagtctctGAACTGGCCGCCATACATGAAGAAAATGCCTTCAAAG GGAATGATGAAAAATGGAAACAAACAAGAAGAGAACTGGATGAATCCATTTGTAAAACAGTTCAACAACCTAGGATATTCA agagagtcacctgaCGACCCCTCACAAAGCAATAAAATGGATCTTTCTGGAG GGATGATGTCAGACAAGCGTATGGATATGGAAAAATCAGGCCTTGGTGCAGATTACAGCAGGGTGGTTGGGAAAGGCCCTGGTCCACGACACTTTTCCAAAGAGTCTTCCATGGATCACAATCCTTACTTCGATAAG GATGGCATTGTAGCAGAAGACACACAAAATCTGCAATTTCTTGCCAATCAGAACATGAAGCTTCCCCCTCTAAATAGTGCACTACCTACTCAATCCCTTGGCTCTTTCACAGGGCTGGCTATGCCAAATGTCAGTTCTGTGAGACAG AATGGCAATCCCAATATGTATGGTGTTAACAATGCAGCACAAGCTCGGGGCAATCAGCCTCAATCACAAGCACTCAACTCATCTCAGCCTAATCTCCGTGCTCAAGTGCCTCCTAATATTATGCCCCCTCAG GTCCCTCCTTTACTGAAGTATCCGCCTAACAATGGGGGAATGAATCATCCACTGTTTGGCCCCCAACAAGTAGCCATGTTGAACCAACTCTCACAACTAAGTCAACTTTCCCAGCTCACTCAGATCTCTCAGCTGCAA cggttATTGGCTCAACAGCAGAAAGTGCAGAATCAAAGAGGAGGAATGCCCACAGGGGGgcgccagcagcagcagcagcagcagcaggaacAACAG GCCCGATCTCTTGGTATGCAACAGTCCCGCCAGCTTGATCCCAATCTCTTGATGAAGCAAGCTATGCCTCCTTCTCAGCAACCAATGCACCACCAGCCTCCTATGAAGTCCTACCTTGAAAATGTGATGCCCCACTCGGCTCCGGAACATCCCAAAGTCCCATCACCCATCAACACTTTCAATGGCTTCCCATTAG GCTTAAACTCAAATGTAAATATGGAACTTGGGGGCATGAAAGAACCACAGTCCCGTCTGAGGAAATGGACTACAGTTGACAGCATGTCTCCTAATACTTCACTGGACCAGAACTCCAGTAAACATG gtgctatttctagtGGCTTTAGGCTTGAAGATTCTCCATTTGGTTCTTATGAATACATGAACAGCAGTAATTCTCCATCCAGCCCTCCAGGATCTATAGGGGATGGCTGGCCCAGTGCCAAATCGCCAAATGGCTCCAGCAGTGTCAGCTGGCCACCGG aaTTTCGCCCTGGTGAGCCATGGAAAGGATATCCAAACATTGACCCAGAAACTGACCCTTATGTCACTCCTGGCAGTGTCATCAATAATATGTCAATTAATACTGTGCGGGGTGTGGACCACCTCAGGGACAGAAATAGTG GGTCATCCTCATCTATTAACACCACGCTGCCTTCAAATAGTGCCTGGTCATCCATTCGTGCCTCCAATGCCTACAATGTCTCCCACAGCAGTACCGCACAAAGCACTTCAG TTCGAAACAGTGATCCTAAACCTTCTTGGTCTCCTGGTTCCGTCAATAACACATCCTTGGCTCATGAGCTGTGGAAAGTCCCTCTGCCATCTAAAAATATCAGTGCTCCGTCCAGACCTCCCCCGGGGCTTACCGGTCAGAAGCCACCCATGTCCGCCTGGGATAACAACTCCCTGCGCCTTGGTGGCGGCTGGGGAGCTTCTGACTCCAGATACACACCAG GTTCTACTTGGAGTGATAGCAGCTCAGGGAGAATAACAAATTGGCTAGTTTTGAAAAACCTAACACCTCAA ATTGATGGCTCCACCCTGCGTACGCTGTGTATGCAGCATGGCCCTCTGATTACATTCCACCTGAACCTGCCCCACGGTACTGCCCTGGTCCGTTACAGTTCCAAGGAAGAGGTAGTAAAGGCACAAAAGTCTCTGCACAt GTGTGTTTTAGGGAACACTACTATCCTTGCCGAGTTTGCCAGTGAAGAGGAGATAAGTCGTTTCTTTGCACAAGGCCAGTCCATGACCCCTTCCCCTGGCTGGCAGTCCATGGGATCTGGTCACAACCGGCTAGGATCTATGGATAGCCCTCATAGCATCTCAAACCGCGGAGATTTCAATCACTGGAACAGCCCAGGTGCTTCTGGCTCTAGCTCTGGAGACATCCATGGCACTTCTCTCTGGGGCACCCCAAACTATTCCACAAGCCTGTGGGGCACCTCAGGCAACGAGGGAAGGAATTTGGGAAGCCCGTCGTCGGTCAGCGGTTTCCTCCCCATCGATCACTTAAATGGAGAGCCCATGTAG